A region from the uncultured Bacteroides sp. genome encodes:
- a CDS encoding polysaccharide biosynthesis/export family protein, whose translation MKKTKLILLLLPFWLAACTSYKNVPYLQNDSIVNKVVQVPTLYDARIQPKDLLTIAVSTSQPELAVPFNLTVPTTITTAQQYLTSQPSLQSYLVDNKGYVDFPIVGALHLGGLTKGEAEMLIKGRLKQYLKEEPIVNVRLINYKISVIGEVARPNTFTVANEKVNVFEALALAGDLTIYGLRNNVKLIREDENGAKQIVTLNLNDANLVLSPYYYLQQNDILYVTPNKAKSRTADITTSTTIWISVSTALVSIASLLVNILK comes from the coding sequence ATGAAGAAAACAAAATTGATCTTGCTGCTGTTGCCCTTTTGGCTGGCGGCCTGCACTTCCTATAAAAATGTGCCTTATTTGCAAAACGATTCCATTGTAAACAAAGTGGTGCAGGTACCTACTCTTTACGATGCCCGCATCCAACCCAAAGATTTGCTTACCATTGCCGTAAGCACTTCGCAACCGGAACTGGCTGTCCCGTTTAATCTTACAGTGCCTACTACCATTACTACTGCGCAGCAATATCTTACCAGCCAGCCATCTTTGCAAAGCTACCTGGTAGATAATAAGGGATATGTCGATTTTCCTATTGTAGGAGCGTTGCATTTGGGCGGACTTACCAAAGGAGAAGCCGAGATGCTGATTAAAGGTAGGCTAAAGCAGTACCTCAAAGAAGAACCCATTGTTAATGTACGTCTCATCAACTATAAAATATCTGTGATAGGCGAAGTAGCCCGTCCCAACACCTTTACCGTAGCCAACGAAAAAGTTAATGTGTTCGAGGCCCTTGCCCTGGCGGGCGATCTCACCATCTACGGACTTCGTAATAACGTAAAGCTTATTCGCGAAGACGAAAACGGCGCCAAACAGATTGTAACCCTCAATCTCAACGATGCCAACCTTGTGCTCTCCCCTTATTATTACCTGCAGCAGAATGATATTTTGTATGTTACACCCAATAAAGCCAAATCTCGTACCGCAGATATCACTACCAGCACCACTATCTGGATATCGGTAAGTACCGCTTTGGTATCCATTGCCAGCCTGTTGGTCAATATACTCAAATAA
- a CDS encoding acyltransferase, protein MENILFLFILLYSFKWVIIVFSLLPVSVWNKRILSKYNKKYEVRKINIGTENNVRVSIANSSSLLKIVSRYITGYLRYLNFQTGLIPSHHIRNFLYKKVWLINMSANVIIYWKAEIRASQNLKIGRNSIIGDNCLLDARNEIEIGENVNISSNVSIYTEQHDHRDPYFACNSDRTFKVKIGNRAWIGPNVIILRGVKIGEGAVVAAGAVVTKNVADFTLVGGNPAKKIGDRNRDLKYDLSGRYIPFY, encoded by the coding sequence ATGGAAAACATTCTGTTTCTTTTCATCCTATTATATAGCTTCAAATGGGTTATTATTGTTTTCTCTTTATTGCCTGTTAGCGTCTGGAATAAGAGAATACTTTCTAAATATAATAAAAAATATGAAGTTCGAAAAATAAATATTGGTACGGAAAATAATGTTAGAGTTTCTATTGCTAATTCTTCATCGTTATTGAAAATCGTCTCAAGATATATTACAGGATATCTTAGGTATCTGAATTTTCAAACAGGATTGATTCCCTCTCACCATATTAGAAATTTCTTATATAAAAAAGTTTGGTTAATTAACATGAGTGCTAACGTTATTATTTATTGGAAAGCTGAAATTCGTGCCTCTCAAAACCTTAAAATAGGTCGAAATTCTATTATTGGCGACAATTGTTTATTGGATGCAAGAAATGAAATAGAAATTGGGGAAAATGTAAATATATCATCTAATGTCTCGATTTATACAGAGCAACATGATCATCGAGATCCTTATTTTGCTTGTAACTCAGATAGAACATTTAAAGTAAAAATAGGAAATAGGGCATGGATTGGTCCTAATGTAATAATATTGCGTGGAGTAAAAATTGGCGAAGGGGCTGTTGTCGCAGCTGGAGCAGTTGTTACTAAAAATGTCGCAGATTTTACTTTGGTTGGAGGAAATCCAGCTAAGAAAATAGGCGATCGTAACCGAGACTTGAAATATGATTTGAGTGGTAGATATATTCCATTTTATTAA
- a CDS encoding polysaccharide biosynthesis tyrosine autokinase, translated as MKEEVESEKNYPEAGESLNIQELIFKYLAYWPWFVVSVVACLVVAFLYLKFTTPVYNISATIMIKDDKKGSSSSMGSEMSAFQDLGLFADNTNFDNEIEVLKAKSLIKQVVYELNTYCRYSVKSGFIKSDVYTQSPLLITMDLTDNDAMKGTLDLEIKMLPDSSLTVSGTYETQDDTQEFEQTVKKLPGFITTPAGRLTVAYRPGTPLLLDEDLLVTVAPAINVAKAYLANLDISPTSKTTSVAILSFKNSSRQRGQDFLNKLVEVYNRDTNTDKNIVGTKTEQFINDRIAIISGELGSTEEQLESYKRGAGLTDLKEDAQIYLQENSDYEQKKIENGTQINLVDYLSEYVRNPTNADAVIPANVGLQDISLSALINTYNEQVLERDRLLRTSSPSNPVIQNLNTGIRALHGNILASVASVRKGLLITKDDIDRQAGKFSTRINNAPQQERILTSISRQQEIKSGLYLMLLQKREENSITMAATADNAKLIDEPLADSAPVSPRSKIILLVALVLGLGIPVGILYLLDLLQYKIGTRHDVEKLTTLPILGDVPLNTDTEGSRTIVVHENKNNLMSEAFRTLRTNLQFMLGSSEKKVILFTSTSPGEGKTFISTNMAVSLALLGKKVVMVGLDIRKPRLAEHFGFDKKTEGITKYLSGGTDDLDSLLIISDITKDLQIIPAGIIPPNPAELLASSRLEQAIEILRKEFDYIILDSAPVGLITDPLIAGRVADLSVYVCRSEVTHKNDFELVNTLRREHKLPHIAIVVNAVNLENKRYGYGYGKYGYGHYGKKYTYGYGYGYADAKISKKKKR; from the coding sequence ATGAAAGAAGAAGTCGAGAGCGAAAAAAATTATCCGGAGGCCGGAGAATCCCTGAACATACAAGAGTTAATTTTCAAATACCTGGCCTATTGGCCCTGGTTTGTAGTTTCCGTGGTGGCCTGCCTGGTGGTGGCCTTTCTCTACCTCAAGTTTACGACCCCTGTTTATAACATTTCCGCCACCATCATGATCAAAGACGATAAGAAAGGCAGCAGCAGTTCCATGGGGTCCGAAATGTCCGCCTTTCAGGATTTGGGCCTGTTTGCCGATAACACTAATTTCGATAATGAAATAGAAGTGCTCAAGGCCAAATCCCTCATTAAGCAGGTGGTTTACGAACTGAATACCTATTGCCGATACAGCGTTAAGTCCGGGTTTATAAAGTCCGATGTCTATACCCAAAGCCCGTTACTCATCACCATGGACCTTACGGATAATGATGCCATGAAAGGCACGCTGGATTTGGAAATTAAGATGCTCCCCGATTCTTCCCTTACCGTGAGCGGCACCTACGAAACGCAGGATGATACTCAGGAATTTGAGCAGACCGTGAAGAAACTTCCCGGCTTTATCACGACTCCTGCGGGGCGGCTCACAGTGGCTTATCGTCCGGGCACTCCGTTGCTTCTCGATGAAGATTTACTGGTAACCGTTGCTCCCGCTATCAACGTGGCAAAAGCCTATTTGGCTAACTTAGATATCTCGCCTACCTCCAAAACCACTTCGGTAGCTATTCTGTCGTTTAAGAACTCTAGTCGGCAACGCGGACAAGATTTTCTCAATAAACTGGTCGAAGTTTATAATCGCGATACCAATACCGATAAAAACATTGTCGGCACCAAGACCGAGCAATTCATTAACGATCGCATTGCCATCATCTCCGGAGAACTGGGCAGCACGGAAGAACAATTGGAGTCTTATAAGCGAGGTGCGGGGCTGACTGATTTGAAAGAGGATGCCCAGATCTATTTGCAAGAAAATTCCGATTACGAACAGAAAAAAATAGAAAACGGTACCCAGATCAATTTGGTGGATTATCTAAGTGAGTACGTTCGCAATCCTACTAATGCCGATGCGGTAATCCCTGCCAATGTAGGCTTGCAGGATATCTCCCTATCTGCCCTCATCAATACCTATAACGAGCAGGTGTTGGAGCGAGATCGCCTTTTGCGCACCTCTTCTCCCAGCAACCCTGTTATACAAAACTTGAACACCGGTATTCGTGCCTTGCATGGCAATATCCTTGCTTCCGTCGCTTCTGTGCGCAAAGGCCTATTGATTACCAAAGACGATATTGATCGCCAGGCAGGAAAGTTTTCTACTCGCATCAACAATGCGCCACAGCAAGAACGTATCCTTACTAGCATCTCTCGTCAGCAAGAGATCAAGTCCGGTCTATACCTCATGTTGTTGCAGAAACGAGAAGAGAACTCCATCACCATGGCAGCTACGGCAGATAATGCCAAACTCATTGATGAACCCTTGGCAGACAGTGCGCCTGTATCGCCTAGGAGTAAAATAATCCTGTTAGTAGCTCTTGTCTTAGGTTTGGGCATTCCGGTAGGAATCCTCTATCTGCTCGATCTACTACAGTATAAAATTGGTACCCGTCACGATGTGGAGAAACTCACCACCCTTCCAATCTTGGGCGATGTACCTCTTAATACCGATACCGAAGGCAGTCGTACCATTGTGGTACACGAGAATAAGAACAATCTCATGTCCGAAGCTTTCCGTACGCTACGTACCAACTTGCAGTTCATGCTCGGTAGTTCTGAGAAAAAGGTCATCCTCTTTACCTCCACTTCTCCTGGAGAAGGAAAAACCTTTATTTCCACCAATATGGCTGTCAGCTTAGCCCTCTTGGGCAAGAAGGTCGTGATGGTCGGTCTGGATATTCGTAAACCCCGCCTGGCAGAGCATTTTGGCTTTGATAAAAAGACGGAAGGAATTACCAAATACCTTTCCGGAGGTACGGACGATCTGGATTCATTGCTGATTATTTCCGATATCACGAAAGACTTACAAATCATCCCTGCTGGCATCATTCCTCCCAACCCCGCTGAGCTCTTGGCCAGTTCGCGGTTGGAACAAGCTATAGAGATCCTCCGTAAAGAGTTCGATTATATCATCCTCGATAGTGCCCCCGTAGGGCTCATCACCGACCCTCTTATTGCAGGTCGTGTAGCCGATCTCTCCGTCTATGTCTGTCGTTCGGAGGTAACCCATAAAAACGATTTTGAATTGGTTAATACGCTACGTCGGGAACATAAACTCCCTCATATTGCCATTGTGGTCAATGCGGTTAATTTAGAAAATAAGCGCTATGGATATGGTTACGGGAAGTATGGCTATGGACATTATGGAAAAAAGTATACATATGGTTACGGGTATGGATATGCGGATGCAAAAATTAGTAAAAAGAAGAAGAGATAA